A single region of the Saprospiraceae bacterium genome encodes:
- a CDS encoding porin family protein, with amino-acid sequence MNRIFSLLFLLLIGSSAGWSQSFSGGFKAGLNFSTFSGEIETDNSGEAVEDFGFNTGFHIGAAFNLKLTDNFGFRAELLYSQKGTDYSFDGQSYWIFNPTGNTPLIGVGTRITDLKISNTYVDLPVMAYLKLGRVEVSGGLNAAVMISARGTGETTFNGQTLNGSTIGLFTVTLDHNYFSDKPGEAKTDITKKVAIGGSQIDIPSTIGAYYLQKSGDESLFNRLDFGLVGGIGFYLNRGLYLGFRANYGLNDVTKTAADISNVRLDTQQTFVTRADKDPNLSFQASIGFSF; translated from the coding sequence ATGAATCGGATTTTTTCCCTATTGTTTCTACTTCTAATCGGGAGTAGTGCCGGATGGAGCCAAAGCTTTTCTGGTGGATTTAAGGCTGGGCTTAATTTTTCCACCTTTTCAGGTGAAATCGAAACAGACAACAGTGGTGAAGCTGTGGAGGACTTTGGTTTTAATACCGGGTTCCACATTGGTGCCGCTTTTAACCTGAAATTGACGGATAATTTTGGGTTTAGAGCAGAATTATTATATAGCCAAAAAGGAACAGATTACAGTTTTGATGGCCAATCCTATTGGATATTTAACCCTACAGGTAATACACCGCTCATTGGGGTTGGAACGAGAATTACCGATTTGAAAATTTCTAATACATATGTTGACCTTCCAGTGATGGCTTATCTGAAACTGGGGAGGGTTGAAGTGTCAGGAGGCCTGAACGCTGCGGTTATGATTTCTGCACGCGGAACCGGAGAGACGACCTTCAATGGTCAAACCCTGAATGGTTCTACAATTGGTTTATTTACGGTCACCCTGGATCATAACTATTTTAGTGATAAGCCAGGGGAAGCCAAGACCGATATTACCAAAAAAGTAGCGATAGGAGGATCTCAAATTGATATACCTTCAACAATAGGTGCTTATTATTTACAGAAAAGTGGCGATGAATCTTTATTCAACCGACTTGATTTTGGACTAGTTGGGGGAATAGGTTTTTATTTGAATAGAGGCTTGTACCTTGGGTTTAGGGCCAATTACGGATTAAATGATGTAACAAAAACAGCAGCAGATATTTCAAACGTGCGATTAGATACGCAGCAAACCTTTGTTACACGTGCAGATAAAGACCCAAACTTAAGTTTTCAGGCCTCGATAGGATTTAGTTTTTAA
- a CDS encoding exodeoxyribonuclease III, with protein MSKRIVSYNVNGIRAALNKGLIAWLKEGDYDIFCVQETKAQLDQLDTEPFESLGYHHHWYSAEKKGYSGVATFSKMAPDRVVKGCGIEKYDREGRIIRTDFGELSVLNCYFPSGTSGDERQAFKMTFLDDFFDWVKVLRQERPQLLILGDYNIAHEAIDIHDPVGNKKSSGFLPEERAWMSKWFDNGFVDSYRFLHPDKIEYSWWSYRASARSKNKGWRIDYQSVTDNLKGQLKETYHLTDAMHSDHCPVYLEIDIDI; from the coding sequence ATGAGTAAAAGAATTGTTTCGTATAATGTCAATGGGATAAGAGCGGCACTGAACAAAGGCTTGATCGCATGGCTTAAGGAAGGGGATTACGATATTTTCTGTGTGCAGGAAACCAAAGCCCAATTGGATCAGCTTGATACGGAGCCCTTTGAATCCCTGGGGTATCACCATCACTGGTATTCAGCCGAAAAGAAAGGATATAGTGGTGTAGCAACTTTTTCCAAAATGGCCCCTGATCGGGTGGTGAAGGGTTGCGGAATTGAAAAATATGATCGCGAGGGTCGGATCATACGTACAGATTTTGGCGAATTGAGCGTTTTGAATTGCTATTTTCCTTCCGGTACTTCGGGCGATGAGCGACAGGCATTTAAGATGACTTTCCTTGATGATTTTTTTGATTGGGTAAAGGTATTGCGACAGGAGCGGCCACAGTTATTAATTTTGGGTGATTACAATATTGCACATGAAGCCATAGATATCCATGATCCAGTAGGAAACAAAAAAAGCTCTGGATTTTTGCCAGAGGAGCGGGCGTGGATGAGTAAATGGTTTGACAATGGTTTTGTGGATAGCTATCGTTTTCTCCATCCTGATAAAATCGAATACAGTTGGTGGAGTTACCGCGCTAGTGCCCGTTCAAAAAACAAAGGGTGGCGGATTGATTACCAGTCGGTCACGGATAATTTGAAGGGGCAGTTGAAAGAAACTTATCATTTGACGGATGCTATGCATTCTGATCATTGCCCAGTTTATTTGGAAATTGATATCGATATCTAA
- a CDS encoding zinc-dependent alcohol dehydrogenase family protein, translated as MQAILYDNFREPLRIQSVPDPIPSPQGVVLRVEATGLCRSDWHGWMGNDPDITPPHVPGHELAGVIVEKGANVSRWQIDDRVTLPFVGGCGHCPQCLSGNHQVCDEQFQPGFTHWGAFAQFVAIEYADINLVRLPEEMNFVTAASLGCRFSTAFRSIVAQGRVKGGDWVAIHGCGGVGLSAIMIAHALGANVIAVDINPRQLELAKSLGAIATLNPLVIDQPVAAIKDISHGGVQVSVDALGSQETCFNSIANLRKRGKHIQVGLMVGDHKHPKIPMDKVVANELEILGSHGMQAYEYPRMLDMINKGLLKPEKLIGRTICLEEAIIALPKMDTYHGVGVTVVDRFE; from the coding sequence ATGCAAGCCATCCTCTACGATAACTTCCGTGAGCCTCTCCGTATACAATCTGTTCCTGATCCTATTCCCAGCCCTCAAGGCGTTGTTTTAAGGGTAGAAGCCACCGGACTTTGTCGGAGTGATTGGCACGGGTGGATGGGCAACGATCCCGATATTACGCCTCCTCATGTGCCTGGCCATGAATTGGCGGGGGTTATTGTGGAAAAGGGCGCCAATGTATCTCGTTGGCAAATTGACGATCGTGTAACTTTGCCATTTGTTGGTGGTTGTGGACATTGTCCCCAATGCCTTTCTGGCAACCACCAGGTATGTGATGAGCAATTTCAGCCTGGCTTTACCCATTGGGGGGCCTTCGCGCAGTTTGTCGCTATAGAATATGCCGACATCAACCTCGTTCGCTTGCCCGAAGAAATGAATTTTGTGACTGCTGCCAGTTTGGGCTGTCGATTTAGTACTGCTTTCCGGTCGATTGTTGCGCAGGGAAGGGTCAAAGGCGGCGACTGGGTCGCCATCCATGGTTGCGGAGGGGTAGGGCTTTCGGCTATTATGATTGCCCATGCTTTGGGTGCAAACGTTATTGCAGTCGACATCAATCCCCGACAATTGGAGCTGGCTAAATCCCTGGGTGCCATCGCAACGCTCAATCCTTTGGTCATAGATCAACCGGTAGCGGCGATCAAGGACATTAGTCATGGAGGGGTGCAGGTCTCTGTAGATGCCCTTGGCAGCCAGGAAACCTGCTTCAATTCCATTGCAAACCTTCGCAAACGAGGCAAACACATTCAGGTTGGGTTAATGGTGGGAGATCATAAACATCCAAAGATACCTATGGATAAAGTGGTCGCAAATGAATTGGAAATACTTGGCAGTCACGGGATGCAAGCCTATGAATACCCCCGTATGTTGGATATGATCAATAAGGGTTTGCTAAAACCTGAAAAATTGATTGGCCGCACGATTTGTTTGGAAGAGGCCATTATTGCACTGCCGAAAATGGACACTTATCACGGAGTCGGGGTGACGGTAGTAGACCGCTTTGAATAA